A genomic region of Catalinimonas niigatensis contains the following coding sequences:
- a CDS encoding CHAT domain-containing protein encodes MLFPYGGYAQSWESEYQQLMNLYQNQQFNQAFSLGQQGLARLKQEEGVQNQHYARQLRLMVLICYSAGIYEQGQEYAQQEVALRKLLKIQNLKPYAEALFNLALLKLSTQEASAAAHLLEQSEALYTESSDTTSTLTHIQLYLAEAYLQSHEYRKVENLLSELSQSLAAEQPSGADLGLVWYLKYKLSEATEEEPDTHALYKAVSFFEQSEENKYLEFKGAALQVLASVYQQREDFERAIDLYQTLNHLYEEKQLTDSLQWASILNNLGRLSLKVKPEEARRWLQKAYEINSNKLKPEDARLWASIDNYAMSLYEQGKTDQALQLYQTHKEQAQDTITLMSQAFASALNNHALLLRDAGYSSSAIQSLHQAEKVLRSITLKTKNEQLKIATLYYNLARTYQHLTQYDTAIYYYKRSTEISKLANANISSEYLAAITGMAALYQDIGFFTESEIFYNEALRIQKELGGTETNVYASILSNYALLYQEKGDYTKAKEVFDEARTIKRKLLGLDHPEYIMVLANMGLLYLEQANFEQARRMLETVLIKNENLYGSTHPQVAQSLTNLARLEIAVGAYPEAEPLLKQALQIQRTVYGEQHSAYAITAIEMANFYMQLGNYEAAEPLLLHSRDILQKSYGTYHPDYATATQNLAVLFEVKGNKEMAEKYLLETLDIDQHTLGKQHPSYAIALSNLASFYQKNDSLAQAMPLLEEAILICQNVLGKEHPLYSSTLLNLALLYQDMGEYNKAAPLIDEVVTLRKKLLGAQHPDYAYALYGKAVNSYRLNRYEEVETIFKEVIELYTWQLKEYFPALSEKEKSAFYQRIEPVLNAYRDFAMNMNLQENELSEQVHQELLANLYDLQLITKAMLLDASSRIRRSIFQRGDEKLIEVYEQWLLLKEQLAKYYTLSTQELQSRKLNLKKIEAEANELEKKLSAGSQLFASSLESRELSWRDVQQQLKENEAAVEILRISKEEEGLIFYIALIIEPQALSPRLVVLPDGLAMETKNYNYYKNAIEFRIEDELSYALYWKAIADALAPHIETVYVAPDGIYNKISLISLYNLETKTFLLDEINLRMLSSTRELTENDPAQTSTTKITEAFLLGYPDYQLRVLDQTVASGQGEENFMADIGTALASHQQVIGGKESYELHPLPGTMLEVNSIEKMMQGENWRVKKLLGSGAREETLKQLVMPNVLHIATHGYFLSDLPIESDLRAYGIHMQNIGANPLLRSGLLLAGAASTLHHNDSMNLITEDGVLTAYEAMNLNLSGTDLVVLSACETGLGEVKNGEGVYGLQRAFLVAGAKSVLMSLWKVNDESTTELITLFYENWLSGQRKSVALLNAQRSMREKYEEPYHWAAFVMIGR; translated from the coding sequence TTGCTTTTTCCTTACGGTGGGTATGCTCAATCCTGGGAAAGTGAGTATCAGCAACTCATGAATCTTTATCAAAATCAACAGTTTAATCAGGCTTTTTCACTTGGACAGCAAGGGCTTGCCAGGTTAAAGCAGGAAGAAGGCGTTCAAAACCAACACTATGCCCGGCAGCTCAGGCTAATGGTGTTGATTTGCTACTCAGCAGGAATTTATGAGCAAGGACAAGAATATGCACAACAGGAAGTAGCGTTAAGAAAATTATTAAAGATACAGAATCTCAAACCTTATGCAGAGGCACTGTTCAATCTGGCATTGCTGAAACTTAGTACACAGGAAGCCTCTGCCGCTGCGCATTTATTAGAGCAATCAGAAGCTTTATATACCGAATCCTCAGATACCACTAGTACATTAACGCATATACAATTATATCTGGCAGAAGCTTATCTGCAATCACATGAATATCGCAAAGTAGAAAATCTGCTGAGTGAGCTTAGTCAAAGTTTAGCAGCAGAGCAACCTTCAGGAGCTGACCTGGGGTTGGTCTGGTATCTAAAATATAAGCTAAGTGAAGCCACTGAAGAAGAACCTGATACGCATGCTTTGTATAAAGCCGTATCTTTTTTTGAGCAAAGTGAGGAAAATAAGTATTTGGAATTTAAAGGCGCGGCCTTACAAGTATTGGCCTCTGTATATCAGCAAAGAGAAGATTTTGAAAGAGCCATTGACCTTTATCAGACGCTTAACCATCTGTATGAAGAAAAGCAACTGACCGATAGCTTACAATGGGCCTCCATTCTTAACAACCTGGGAAGACTTTCACTCAAAGTAAAACCTGAAGAAGCCAGGCGATGGTTACAGAAAGCATATGAAATTAACAGCAATAAACTAAAGCCTGAAGATGCCAGACTTTGGGCAAGTATTGATAATTATGCCATGTCTTTGTATGAACAGGGAAAAACAGATCAAGCGCTTCAGCTTTATCAAACTCATAAAGAACAGGCACAGGATACCATAACCCTGATGAGTCAGGCTTTTGCTTCTGCACTAAATAATCATGCTTTATTGCTCAGGGATGCAGGATATTCTTCCTCAGCGATACAAAGTCTTCATCAAGCAGAAAAAGTACTGAGAAGCATTACGCTGAAAACTAAAAATGAACAGCTAAAAATTGCTACCCTTTATTATAATCTGGCGCGTACTTATCAGCACCTTACCCAGTATGATACTGCCATTTATTATTACAAACGGTCCACTGAAATTAGCAAGCTGGCGAATGCCAATATAAGTTCAGAGTATTTAGCAGCCATTACAGGTATGGCAGCATTGTACCAGGATATAGGTTTTTTTACAGAATCAGAGATTTTCTATAACGAAGCTTTGCGGATTCAAAAAGAGCTGGGGGGTACTGAGACGAATGTATATGCTAGTATATTAAGTAATTACGCACTTTTATATCAGGAGAAGGGAGATTATACTAAGGCAAAAGAGGTTTTTGATGAAGCACGTACCATCAAAAGAAAACTACTGGGTCTTGATCATCCTGAATACATCATGGTACTGGCCAACATGGGTTTATTGTATCTGGAGCAGGCAAACTTTGAGCAGGCCAGAAGAATGCTGGAAACGGTGCTTATCAAAAATGAGAACCTCTATGGAAGTACACACCCACAGGTAGCGCAGAGTTTGACCAATCTGGCGAGACTGGAAATTGCCGTAGGAGCATATCCTGAGGCTGAGCCTTTATTAAAACAAGCCTTACAAATTCAACGAACTGTGTATGGTGAGCAGCACTCGGCTTACGCCATTACTGCGATTGAGATGGCAAACTTCTACATGCAACTTGGCAATTATGAAGCAGCTGAACCTTTGTTGCTACATAGCAGGGATATATTACAGAAAAGCTACGGAACCTACCATCCCGACTATGCTACTGCAACTCAAAACTTAGCTGTCCTTTTTGAGGTAAAGGGCAATAAAGAGATGGCAGAAAAATATCTGCTCGAAACCCTGGACATAGACCAGCATACTTTAGGAAAGCAGCATCCTTCTTATGCTATTGCTCTTAGTAACCTTGCCTCTTTTTATCAGAAAAATGATAGCCTAGCCCAAGCCATGCCCCTGTTAGAAGAGGCGATCCTGATTTGCCAGAATGTACTGGGTAAGGAACATCCTTTATATTCATCCACTTTGTTGAATCTGGCTCTGCTGTATCAGGATATGGGAGAGTATAACAAAGCCGCTCCTTTAATTGATGAGGTAGTGACGTTACGCAAAAAACTTTTAGGCGCTCAGCATCCTGACTATGCCTATGCCCTCTATGGAAAAGCAGTAAACAGCTACCGTTTGAATCGTTATGAAGAAGTAGAGACGATATTTAAAGAGGTAATAGAGCTCTATACCTGGCAACTCAAAGAATATTTTCCGGCCTTGAGCGAAAAGGAAAAAAGCGCTTTTTACCAGCGTATAGAACCAGTCTTGAATGCCTATCGCGATTTTGCAATGAACATGAATTTACAAGAGAACGAGCTATCAGAACAGGTACATCAAGAGTTGCTGGCAAATCTTTATGACTTGCAGTTAATTACCAAGGCCATGCTCTTAGATGCATCGAGCAGGATTAGGAGAAGCATTTTTCAAAGAGGAGATGAAAAACTCATTGAAGTTTATGAGCAGTGGCTGCTACTTAAGGAGCAACTTGCAAAATACTATACTCTATCTACCCAAGAACTGCAAAGCCGAAAACTAAACCTCAAAAAGATAGAAGCTGAAGCTAACGAATTGGAAAAAAAGCTCTCGGCAGGATCACAGCTTTTTGCCAGCAGCCTGGAAAGCCGTGAGCTTAGCTGGAGAGATGTACAGCAGCAACTCAAAGAGAATGAAGCGGCAGTAGAAATACTACGGATCAGTAAAGAGGAGGAAGGGCTTATTTTCTACATTGCCCTTATTATTGAACCCCAGGCCTTATCGCCTCGCCTTGTGGTACTGCCCGATGGCCTGGCTATGGAAACGAAAAACTATAATTACTATAAAAATGCCATAGAGTTTAGGATTGAAGATGAACTTTCGTACGCACTGTATTGGAAAGCCATTGCCGATGCCTTAGCACCTCATATAGAAACAGTCTATGTAGCCCCAGATGGTATCTATAATAAAATTAGTTTAATTAGTCTTTATAACCTGGAGACAAAAACCTTCCTCCTGGATGAGATTAATCTGCGCATGCTGAGTAGCACCCGGGAACTCACCGAAAATGATCCGGCTCAGACATCTACTACTAAAATAACAGAAGCTTTCTTGCTGGGTTACCCTGATTATCAATTGCGTGTGCTGGATCAAACTGTGGCTTCTGGTCAGGGTGAAGAGAACTTTATGGCAGATATAGGTACTGCACTGGCTTCCCACCAACAAGTGATTGGCGGAAAGGAGAGTTATGAATTACATCCGCTTCCCGGCACAATGCTGGAAGTCAATAGTATAGAAAAGATGATGCAGGGAGAAAACTGGAGGGTAAAAAAACTACTGGGGAGCGGTGCCAGAGAGGAAACCCTAAAACAGTTGGTGATGCCAAATGTATTGCATATTGCTACGCATGGATATTTTCTTAGCGATCTTCCGATAGAATCTGATCTGAGAGCCTATGGCATACATATGCAAAACATAGGAGCCAATCCCTTACTTCGTTCTGGTCTCCTGCTTGCTGGCGCAGCCAGTACGTTGCATCATAATGACAGCATGAACCTAATCACCGAAGATGGTGTACTGACAGCCTATGAAGCCATGAACCTCAACCTAAGTGGTACAGATCTGGTAGTACTAAGTGCCTGTGAAACAGGCTTGGGTGAAGTGAAAAATGGAGAAGGGGTTTACGGACTGCAAAGAGCTTTCCTGGTAGCAGGTGCCAAAAGCGTGCTGATGAGTCTGTGGAAGGTAAATGACGAATCTACCACCGAACTGATTACCCTTTTTTATGAAAACTGGCTGTCAGGCCAGCGTAAATCAGTGGCGCTCCTCAATGCCCAGCGTAGCATGCGCGAAAAGTATGAAGAGCCTTACCACTGGGCAGCTTTCGTCATGATTGGCCGCTAA